From a single Stigmatopora nigra isolate UIUO_SnigA chromosome 21, RoL_Snig_1.1, whole genome shotgun sequence genomic region:
- the LOC144214937 gene encoding synaptic vesicle glycoprotein 2A-like, translated as MEDGYQNRTAFIKGAKDIAKEVKRQASAKVARSVDRVNDEYGRRSYDRFQEDQDDDDDLHDGGPDEAGQSDSTEGHDEDDEIYEGEYQGVPRAESGEAESGQGGLAGGPGSVPRPPGEAERRKEQEELARQYESILQECGHGKFQWTLYFVLGLALMADGVEIFVVGFVLPSAEKDMCLSEPNKSMLGLIVYLGMMVGAFLWGALADRIGRRQSLLISLSINGVFSFFSSFVQGYGTFLFCRLLSGVGIGGSIPIVFSYYSEFLSHEKRGEHLSWLCVFWMMGGIYASAMAWTIIPHYGWSFQMGSAYQFHSWRVFVLVCAFPSVAAIAALCAVPESPRFYLENGKHDEGWMILKQVHDTNMRAKGHPEKVFSVTTIKTVRQMDELADGGTDTPVWQRYRLKMVALCRQIRNNVAACFGPEFKRTTFMLMAVWSTMSFSYYGLTVWFPDMIKYIQKQEYDSRTKTFGKERVEHVTFNFTLENQVHRGGYWFNDKFLNLKMKSMVFEDSVFEECYFEDITSTHTVFRNCTFIATLFYNTDLFKYRLVESKLVNSTFLHNKEGCLLDFSDDFNNAYMIYFVNFLGTLAVLPGNIVSALLMDKIGRLRMLAGSSVVSCVSCLFLALGNSESAMIALLCLFGGISIASWNALDVITVELYPSDKRTTAFGFLNALCKLAAVIGICIFQSLVGVTKAVAILLAAGALAAGSFLATKLPETRGQVLQ; from the exons ATGGAGGACGGCTATCAGAACCGGACGGCCTTCATCAAAGGCGCCAAAGACATCGCCAAGGAAGTCAAGCGGCAGGCTTCGGCCAAAGTGGCGCGCAGCGTGGACCGGGTCAACGACGAGTACGGACGCCGCTCCTACGACCGCTTCCAAGAAGAccaagacgacgacgacgacctcCACGACGGCGGCCCGGACGAGGCGGGGCAAAGCGACTCCACCGAGGGccacgacgaggacgacgaaaTCTACGAGGGCGAGTACCAGGGCGTCCCCCGGGCCGAGTCTGGCGAGGCCGAGTCGGGCCAAGGCGGTCTGGCCGGCGGGCCCGGCTCGGTCCCGCGGCCCCCGGGAGAAGCCGAGCGGCGCAAAGAGCAGGAGGAACTGGCGCGCCAGTACGAGAGCATCCTGCAAGAGTGCGGCCACGGCAAGTTCCAGTGGACGCTCTACTTTGTGCTGGGCCTGGCGCTCATGGCCGACGGCGTGGAGATCTTCGTGGTGGGCTTCGTCTTGCCCAGTGCCGAGAAAGACATGTGCCTCTCCGAGCCCAACAAGAGCATGCTAG GTCTGATCGTGTATTTGGGGATGATGGTGGGGGCCTTCCTGTGGGGCGCCTTGGCCGACCGTATCGGCCGCCGCCAGTCACTCCTCATCTCCCTGTCCATCAATGGcgtcttctccttcttctcgtCCTTCGTGCAGGGATACGGCACTTTCCTCTTCTGCAGGCTGCTCTCGGGCGTCGG GATCGGCGGCTCCATTCCCATCGTCTTCTCCTACTACTCGGAGTTCCTGAGCCACGAAAAGCGAGGCGAGCACTTGAGCTGGCTCTGCGTCTTCTGGATGATGGGCGGCATCTACGCCTCGGCCATGGCTTGGACCATCATCCCCCATTACG GGTGGAGCTTCCAAATGGGCTCGGCCTACCAGTTCCACAGCTGGCGCGTCTTCGTGCTGGTTTGCGCCTTCCCGTCGGTGGCCGCCATCGCCGCCCTCTGCGCCGTGCCCGAAAGCCCGCGATTTTACCTGGAG AATGGCAAACACGATGAAGGCTGGATGATCCTCAAGCAGGTCCACGACACCAACATGCGGGCCAAGGGACACCCGGAGAAAGTTTTCAGC GTGACCACCATCAAGACCGTGAGGCAGATGGACGAACTGGCGGACGGCGGCACCGACACGCCCGTTTGGCAGCGCTACCGCCTCAAGATGGTGGCCTTGTGTCGACAG ATCCGAAACAACGTGGCGGCTTGTTTCGGGCCCGAATTCAAGCGCACCACCTTCATGCTCATGGCCGTTTGGTCCACCATGTCCTTCAG CTACTACGGTCTGACCGTTTGGTTCCCGGACATGATCAAGTACATCCAGAAGCAGGAGTACGATTCCCGCACCAAAACTTTCGGCAAGGAACGCGTGGAACATGTGACCTTCAACTTCACGCTGGAGAACCAGGTGCACCGCGGAGGCTACTGGTTCAACGACAA GTTCCTCAACCTGAAGATGAAGTCCATGGTGTTCGAGGACTCGGTGTTCGAGGAGTGTTACTTTGAGGACATCACGTCCACGCACACCGTCTTCCGGAACTGCACCTTCATCGCCACCTTGTTCTACAACACGG ACTTGTTCAAGTACAGATTGGTGGAGTCCAAGTTGGTGAACAGCACGTTCCTGCACAACAAGGAGGGCTGCCTGCTGGACTTTAGCGACGACTTCAACAATGCCTACATGATCTACTTTGTCAACTTCCTGGGAACGTTGGCCGTCCTGCCGGGCAACATCGTGTCGGCCCTCCTCATGGACAAAATCGGACGCCTGAGGATGTTGG CCGGGTCCAGCGTGGTCTCCTGCGTCAGCTGCTTGTTCCTGGCGTTGGGCAACAGCGAGTCGGCCATGATCGCTCTCCTCTGCCTCTTTGGCGGCATCAGCATCGCCTCCTGGAACGCCCTGGACGTCATCACCGTGGAACTCTACCCATCTGATAAACG GACCACGGCGTTCGGCTTCCTCAACGCTCTGTGCAAGCTGGCGGCCGTGATCGGCATCTGCATCTTCCAGTCTTTGGTGGGCGTGACCAAGGCCGTGGCCATCCTCTTGGCCGCCGGCGCGTTGGCCGCCGGCAGCTTCCTGGCCACCAAGCTGCCCGAAACCCGAGGCCAGGTCTTGCAGTAG
- the sf3b4 gene encoding splicing factor 3B subunit 4, whose protein sequence is MAAGPISERNQDATVYVGGLDEKVSEPLLWELFLQAGPVVNTHMPKDRVTGQHQGYGFVEFLSEEDADYAIKIMNMIKLYGKPIRVNKASAHNKNLDVGANIFIGNLDSEIDEKLLYDTFSAFGVILQTPKIMRDPDTGNSKGYAFINFASFDASDAAIEAMNGQYLCNRPITVSYAFKKDSKGERHGSAAERLLAAQNPLSQADRPHQLFADAPPPQAIPPPVLTSLGASLGLGMPPAGLFPPMPPPGSMGGMSHAMAMHHAHQGQPGGHMPPPFPGSLHAMPQMPMPPPAPPGMVPPPPAPPGSAQARAPLPPGMPPPPMGMPHRAPYGPPMGHPVPPGMRGPPPPPMPPPGYGAAPPRPPPFGFQRAPPMPPRPPVAPPRLPIRAPMP, encoded by the exons ATGGCAGCGGGACCGATTTCCGAACGAAATCAAG ATGCCACGGTATACGTGGGCGGCTTGGACGAGAAGGTGTCGGAGCCGCTACTATGGGAGCTTTTCCTGCAGGCCGGTCCCGTGGTCAACACACACATGCCCAAAGACCGGGTGACGGGCCAGCATCAGG GTTACGGCTTCGTGGAGTTCCTCAGCGAAGAGGACGCCGACTACGCCATCAAAATCATGAACATGATCAAACTGTACGGCAAGCCCATCCGCGTCAACAAGGCGTCGGCGCACAACAAGAACCTGGACGTGGGGGCCAACATCTTCATCGGAAACCTGGACTCTGAGATTGACGAGAAGCTGCTGTACGACACCTTCAGCGCCTTCGGGGTGATCCTGCAGACGCCCAAGATCATGCGGGACCCCGACACGGGCAACTCCAAAGGCTACGCCTTCATCAACTTTGCCAGCTTCGACGCCTCGGACGCCGCCATCGAGGCCATGAACGGCCAGTACCTTTGCAACCGGCCCATCACCGTGTCCTACGCCTTCAAGAAGGACTCCAAGGGCGAGCGCCACGGCTCGGCCGCCGAGCGCCTGCTGGCCGCGCAGAACCCGCTGTCGCAGGCTgaccgccctcaccagctgttTGCCGACGCGCCGCCCCCGCAGGCCATCCCGCCGCCGGTGCTGACGTCCCTGGGCGCCAGCCTGGGCTTGGGGATGCCGCCGGCGGGGCTCTTCCCGCCCATGCCGCCGCCGGGATCCATGGGGGGCATGTCGCACGCCATGGCCATGCACCACGCCCATCAGGGGCAGCCGGGCGGGCACATGCCGCCGCCCTTCCCGGGATCCCTGCACG CCATGCCGCAGATGCCCATGCctcctccggcaccccccggcATGGTGCCCCCGCCCCCGGCCCCGCCGGGTTCCGCTCAAGCGCGGGCGCCGCTCCCTCCCGGCATGCCCCCGCCGCCAATGGGCATGCCGCACAGAGCCCCCTATGGACCGCCCATGG GTCATCCGGTGCCGCCTGGTATGAGAGGACCGCCGCCCCCTCCCATGCCCCCGCCGGGGTACGGCGCGGCCCCGCCTCGCCCGCCGCCCTTCGGCTTCCAGCGAGCGCCCCCCATGCCGCCTAGACCGCCCGTGGCCCCGCCTCGGCTTCCCATAAGGGCGCCCATGCCTTAA
- the lix1l gene encoding LIX1-like protein: MESHLLPIHMRPQRLQPGIGFGSAANVGGTLRSFSSSSSSLRPGVTAPVPPLLLPSPPSLTSCSGPPPPPPPLQLHSLYGGSGGGGAGLGFSGAGLGFSGAGHANPGNPAVLKEAVEAVVRSFAKHTQGYGRVNVVEALQEFWQMKLSRGAELRNGALVVYEMVATSSPPYVCYVSLPGGSCFGSFQFCPTKAEARRSAAKIALMNSVFNEHPSRRITDDFIEKSVGEALASFNGNREEADNPNTGIGAFRFMLESNKGKSMLEFQELMTVFQLLHWNGSLKAMRERQCSRQEVLAHYSHRALDDDMRTQMAADWVNREQSVAGAVSRELAATQRELEEARLAGRELRFHKEKKDILMLAVGQLNAANAATLPSH, translated from the exons ATGGAATCTCACCTTCTCCCGATCCATATGCGTCCTCAGCGGCTCCAACCGGGAATCGGCTTCGGTTCGGCGGCCAATGTCGGTGGCACTCTCCGCTCTttctcgtcgtcgtcgtcgtctctTCGCCCCGGGGTGACGGCTCCCGTCCCACCGCTGCTGCTGCCCTCGCCGCCGTCGCTGACCTCCTGCTCGGGGcctccgccgccaccgccaccgctcCAGCTCCACAGCCTGTACGGGGGAAGCGGCGGAGGAGGAGCCGGCTTAGGTTTCTCCGGCGCCGGCTTGGGGTTCTCCGGTGCCGGCCACGCTAACCCGGGGAACCCGGCGGTGCTGAAGGAGGCGGTGGAAGCGGTGGTCCGTAGTTTTGCCAAACACACGCAAGGCTACGGCAGAG TCAACGTGGTGGAGGCCTTGCAGGAGTTCTGGCAGATGAAGCTGAGTCGCGGAGCCGAGCTGCGCAACGGCGCCCTGGTGGTCTACGAGATGGTGGCGACCAGCAGCCCGCCCTACGTTTGCTACGTCAGCCTCCCTGGCGGCAGTTGCTTTGGAAGTTTCCAG ttctgCCCCACCAAGGCGGAGGCCCGGCGCAGCGCCGCCAAGATCGCCCTGATGAACTCGGTCTTCAACGAACACCCGTCGCGCCGCATCACCGACGACTTCATCGAGAAGAGCGTAGGCGAGGCTTTGGCTTCTTTTAAC GGAAATCGGGAAGAAGCCGACAATCCCAACACGGGAATCGGAGCGTTCCGCTTCATGCTGGAATCCAACAAAGGAAAATCCATGCTGGAattccag GAGCTGATGACGGTTTTCCAGCTCCTCCACTGGAACGGAAGCCTGAAGGCCATGAGGGAACGCCAATGTTCACGTCAG GAAGTTCTGGCCCACTACTCTCACCGAGCGCTGGACGACGACATGCGCACGCAGATGGCGGCCGACTGGGTGAACCGCGAGCAGAGCGTGGCGGGCGCCGTCTCCCGCGAGCTGGCGGCCACGCAGCGCGAACTGGAGGAGGCGCGGCTGGCCGGCCGCGAGCTGCGCTTCCACAAGGAGAAGAAGGACATCCTCATGTTGGCCGTGGGACAGCTGAACGCCGCCAACGCCGCCACGCTGCCCTCGCACTAA
- the LOC144214685 gene encoding type-4 ice-structuring protein-like — translation MKFLVVAVLTIALAHASMAEEALDMAVITQKFEEMKTKVTEELNKLINTQDLGSQAQTFLEEQKKQFEPMMTKVLEDLKAAATNAQEQLEPMTTNFQAQIQPMVAQAQLQIEAFVKDMMDKTKALAN, via the exons ATGAAATTCCTCGTCGTCGCCGTCCTCACCATCGCCCTGGCTCATG CCAGCATGGCCGAAGAAGCCCTGGACATGGCCGTCATCACCCAAAAATTTGAGGAGATGAAGACCAAAGTGACAGAGGAGTTGAACAAGCTGATCAACACTCAGGATTTGGGCAGCCAGGCTCA GACCTTCTTGGAGGAGCAGAAGAAGCAGTTTGAACCCATGATGACCAAAGTCCTGGAAGACCTGAAGGCCGCCGCCACCAATGCACAGGAGCAGCTGGAACCCATGACCACCAACTTCCAGGCCCAGATCCAGCCCATGGTGGCCCAGGCCCAGCTCCAGATCGAAGCCTTCGTCAAGGACATGATGGACAAGACCAAGGCCCTGGCCAACTAA
- the LOC144214676 gene encoding polyadenylate-binding protein 1-like isoform X1, with product MASLYVGDLHADVTEAQLYERLSRIGVILSIRICRDMMSGRSLGYACVNFQQLADAEHALDTMNFDLIKGQPMRIMWWQRDPSLRKSGVGNVFIKNLDRSIDNNVLYDIFSFFGNILSGKVVCDENGSKGYGFVHFETQEAAERAIVEMNGKLLKDQKVFVGHFKSRKEREAELAVRAKEFTNVYVKNFGQDVDDNTLRDIFSTFGNTTSVRVMTDEHGSCRGFGFVGFARHEDAQKAVDQMNGKEFHGRTMYVSRAQKKVERQAELKRKFEQMKQDRLSRNQGVNLYVKNLDDGIDDESLRREFQPFGMITSAKVMTQGGRSKGFGFVCFSSPDEAGKAVAEMNGRIVATKPLYVALAQRKEERQAYLTRQYIQRMNNARPPPPPPNQVINPYQAPPSPAYFMAPVQQAQNRTAAFFPAAAAPMCPGPRWATAELPATMRNSSVSPPGRPSSQGPRGISVQRVVSVAPQPPSPPVGSPLSPVVSSPPYKYATGIRSPSNHLQETQAGGGGGHTPKPLTASTLAAALPMDQKQMLGECLFPLIQSTHPDLAGKITGMLLEIDNSELLHMLESPESLNSKVDEALAVLQAHQAKGVTRQGLLASFKREPVSE from the exons ATGGCCTCGTTGTACGTGGGCGACTTGCATGCGGACGTGACCGAGGCCCAGCTGTACGAGAGGCTGAGCCGCATCGGAGTCATCTTGTCCATCCGAATATGTCGGGACATGATGAGTGGACGCTCCCTGGGTTACGCCTGCGTCAATTTCCAGCAGCTCGCCGACG CCGAACATGCACTGGACACCATGAACTTTGACCTAATCAAGGGTCAACCCATGCGCATCATGTGGTGGCAGCGGGACCCTTCGCTGAGGAAGAGCGGCGTGGGCAACGTCTTCATCAAGAACTTAGACCGATCCATCGACAACAACGTGCTCTACGACATCTTCTCTTTCTTCGGAAACATCCTGTCCGGAAAG GTGGTGTGTGACGAAAATGGCTCCAAAGGCTACGGTTTTGTGCATTTTGAGACCCAGGAGGCGGCCGAGAGAGCCATTGTGGAGATGAACGGCAAGCTTCTCAAGGATCAGAAAGT ATTTGTGGGCCACTTCAAATCCCGCAAAGAACGCGAGGCCGAACTGGCCGTCCGGGCCAAGGAGTTCACCAACGTCTACGTGAAAAACTTTGGCCAAGACGTGGACGACAACACATTGAGGGACATCTTCAGCACGTTCG GAAACACCACCAGCGTCCGCGTCATGACGGACGAACACGGCTCGTGTCGAGGCTTCGGTTTCGTCGGCTTCGCCAGGCACGAGGACGCCCAAAAG GCGGTGGACCAAATGAACGGCAAGGAGTTCCACGGCAGGACCATGTACGTCAGCCGCGCCCAGAAGAAGGTGGAGAGGCAAGCCGAACTCAAGCGCAAGTTTGAGCAGATGAAGCAAGATCGCCTCTCGCGCAACCAG GGCGTCAACCTGTACGTGAAGAACCTAGACGACGGCATCGACGACGAAAGCCTGCGGCGAGAATTCCAGCCTTTTGGCATGATCACCAGCGCTAAG GTGATGACGCAGGGCGGGCGCAGCAAAGGCTTCGGCTTCGTCTGTTTCTCGTCTCCGGACGAGGCGGGCAAGGCGGTGGCGGAGATGAACGGGCGCATCGTGGCCACCAAGCCGCTCTACGTGGCGCTGGCCCAGAGGAAGGAGGAGCGGCAGGCCTACTTGACACGCCAGTACATTCAGCGCATGAACAACGCGcgccccccgccgccgccgcccaaccAGGTCATCAACCCTTACCAGGCGCCGCCATCCCCGGCCTACTTCATGGCGCCCGTGCAGCAGGCGCAGAATCGCACGGCCGCCTTCttcccggcggcggcggcgcccatGTGTCCGGGCCCCCGTTGGGCCACCGCAG AGCTTCCTGCCACCATGAGGAATTCGAGTGTCAGCCCCCCCGGGAGACCCTCGTCCCAGGGTCCTCGTGGGATTTCTGTTCAGCGCGTAG tCTCCGTAGCCCCCCAGCCGCCGAGCCCCCCAGTGGGCAGCCCCCTCTCCCCCGTGGTGAGCAGCCCTCCGTACAAGTACGCCACGGGAATCCGCAGCCCTTCCAACCACTTGCAGGAGACGCAG gccggtggcggcggcggccacacACCCAAGCCTCTGACGGCTTCCACGTTGGCCGCGGCTCTTCCCATGGACCAGAAGCAGATGCTAG GCGAGTGTTTGTTCCCGCTGATCCAGAGCACGCACCCCGACCTGGCGGGGAAGATTACCGGCATGTTGCTGGAGATCGACAACTCGGAGTTGCTTCACATGCTGGAGTCGCCCGAATCCCTCAACTCCAAA GTGGACGAAGCGTTGGCCGTGCTCCAGGCCCACCAGGCCAAAGGAGTTACCCGCCAAGGTCTACTGGCGTCCTTTAAGCGGGAACCCGTGTCAG aatGA
- the LOC144214676 gene encoding polyadenylate-binding protein 1-like isoform X2, with the protein MASLYVGDLHADVTEAQLYERLSRIGVILSIRICRDMMSGRSLGYACVNFQQLADAEHALDTMNFDLIKGQPMRIMWWQRDPSLRKSGVGNVFIKNLDRSIDNNVLYDIFSFFGNILSGKVVCDENGSKGYGFVHFETQEAAERAIVEMNGKLLKDQKVFVGHFKSRKEREAELAVRAKEFTNVYVKNFGQDVDDNTLRDIFSTFGNTTSVRVMTDEHGSCRGFGFVGFARHEDAQKAVDQMNGKEFHGRTMYVSRAQKKVERQAELKRKFEQMKQDRLSRNQGVNLYVKNLDDGIDDESLRREFQPFGMITSAKVMTQGGRSKGFGFVCFSSPDEAGKAVAEMNGRIVATKPLYVALAQRKEERQAYLTRQYIQRMNNARPPPPPPNQVINPYQAPPSPAYFMAPVQQAQNRTAAFFPAAAAPMCPGPRWATAELPATMRNSSVSPPGRPSSQGPRGISVQRVAPQPPSPPVGSPLSPVVSSPPYKYATGIRSPSNHLQETQAGGGGGHTPKPLTASTLAAALPMDQKQMLGECLFPLIQSTHPDLAGKITGMLLEIDNSELLHMLESPESLNSKVDEALAVLQAHQAKGVTRQGLLASFKREPVSE; encoded by the exons ATGGCCTCGTTGTACGTGGGCGACTTGCATGCGGACGTGACCGAGGCCCAGCTGTACGAGAGGCTGAGCCGCATCGGAGTCATCTTGTCCATCCGAATATGTCGGGACATGATGAGTGGACGCTCCCTGGGTTACGCCTGCGTCAATTTCCAGCAGCTCGCCGACG CCGAACATGCACTGGACACCATGAACTTTGACCTAATCAAGGGTCAACCCATGCGCATCATGTGGTGGCAGCGGGACCCTTCGCTGAGGAAGAGCGGCGTGGGCAACGTCTTCATCAAGAACTTAGACCGATCCATCGACAACAACGTGCTCTACGACATCTTCTCTTTCTTCGGAAACATCCTGTCCGGAAAG GTGGTGTGTGACGAAAATGGCTCCAAAGGCTACGGTTTTGTGCATTTTGAGACCCAGGAGGCGGCCGAGAGAGCCATTGTGGAGATGAACGGCAAGCTTCTCAAGGATCAGAAAGT ATTTGTGGGCCACTTCAAATCCCGCAAAGAACGCGAGGCCGAACTGGCCGTCCGGGCCAAGGAGTTCACCAACGTCTACGTGAAAAACTTTGGCCAAGACGTGGACGACAACACATTGAGGGACATCTTCAGCACGTTCG GAAACACCACCAGCGTCCGCGTCATGACGGACGAACACGGCTCGTGTCGAGGCTTCGGTTTCGTCGGCTTCGCCAGGCACGAGGACGCCCAAAAG GCGGTGGACCAAATGAACGGCAAGGAGTTCCACGGCAGGACCATGTACGTCAGCCGCGCCCAGAAGAAGGTGGAGAGGCAAGCCGAACTCAAGCGCAAGTTTGAGCAGATGAAGCAAGATCGCCTCTCGCGCAACCAG GGCGTCAACCTGTACGTGAAGAACCTAGACGACGGCATCGACGACGAAAGCCTGCGGCGAGAATTCCAGCCTTTTGGCATGATCACCAGCGCTAAG GTGATGACGCAGGGCGGGCGCAGCAAAGGCTTCGGCTTCGTCTGTTTCTCGTCTCCGGACGAGGCGGGCAAGGCGGTGGCGGAGATGAACGGGCGCATCGTGGCCACCAAGCCGCTCTACGTGGCGCTGGCCCAGAGGAAGGAGGAGCGGCAGGCCTACTTGACACGCCAGTACATTCAGCGCATGAACAACGCGcgccccccgccgccgccgcccaaccAGGTCATCAACCCTTACCAGGCGCCGCCATCCCCGGCCTACTTCATGGCGCCCGTGCAGCAGGCGCAGAATCGCACGGCCGCCTTCttcccggcggcggcggcgcccatGTGTCCGGGCCCCCGTTGGGCCACCGCAG AGCTTCCTGCCACCATGAGGAATTCGAGTGTCAGCCCCCCCGGGAGACCCTCGTCCCAGGGTCCTCGTGGGATTTCTGTTCAGCGCGTAG CCCCCCAGCCGCCGAGCCCCCCAGTGGGCAGCCCCCTCTCCCCCGTGGTGAGCAGCCCTCCGTACAAGTACGCCACGGGAATCCGCAGCCCTTCCAACCACTTGCAGGAGACGCAG gccggtggcggcggcggccacacACCCAAGCCTCTGACGGCTTCCACGTTGGCCGCGGCTCTTCCCATGGACCAGAAGCAGATGCTAG GCGAGTGTTTGTTCCCGCTGATCCAGAGCACGCACCCCGACCTGGCGGGGAAGATTACCGGCATGTTGCTGGAGATCGACAACTCGGAGTTGCTTCACATGCTGGAGTCGCCCGAATCCCTCAACTCCAAA GTGGACGAAGCGTTGGCCGTGCTCCAGGCCCACCAGGCCAAAGGAGTTACCCGCCAAGGTCTACTGGCGTCCTTTAAGCGGGAACCCGTGTCAG aatGA